A single region of the Arcobacter lacus genome encodes:
- a CDS encoding RNA polymerase sigma factor, producing the protein MTDYYKEILQYIKKNIFDKDLAHDVTQETFARAIKNADSNEIENERALLYRIAKNVMFDLYKEKNKIDRISFNEEEYIDNSNATEEIIIKDEETTLLMKSLDNLPKKRRQAFTLHIVDGYTREEVADIMGISLNAVEQHISRASNQIKENLIKEDKNVR; encoded by the coding sequence ATGACAGATTATTATAAAGAAATTCTTCAATATATTAAAAAAAATATTTTTGATAAAGATTTAGCTCATGATGTGACTCAAGAAACTTTTGCCCGAGCAATAAAAAATGCTGATTCAAATGAGATAGAAAATGAAAGAGCTTTATTGTATAGAATTGCTAAAAATGTAATGTTTGATTTATACAAGGAAAAAAATAAGATTGATAGAATAAGTTTTAATGAAGAAGAATATATAGATAATAGTAATGCAACTGAAGAAATAATAATAAAAGATGAAGAGACAACTTTATTAATGAAAAGTTTAGATAATTTACCTAAAAAAAGAAGACAAGCATTTACTTTACATATAGTTGATGGATATACTAGAGAAGAAGTAGCAGATATTATGGGAATATCTTTAAATGCTGTTGAACAGCACATAAGTAGAGCAAGCAATCAAATAAAAGAAAATTTGATTAAAGAAGATAAAAATGTTAGATAA
- a CDS encoding FecR family protein: protein MLDKNCILKEAQNWLSCAQEGKNIYLNEEFLSWIKNEEHKKIFEEEKLFRQMFLNLPKEDKEKLSNQVKEELKRERFLNKIKIITPFAACFMIVIFVYIFHFKDKYTQNICSQNKIIQNILMPDNSKITLDAKTNIKVTYSNNKREVFLEKGKVLFEISSNKQKPFFVKSNDIVVKVVGTKFEVNKKQDRVNISVLEGIVDINHNDLKVTQLKKGDTLEITNDGKIEKMGKASIEKMASWENEKLIFHQTPLFEVINEFSKYTNKNIEINLKKIDRYLITGEFNIYEFDKFVKLLPYIYPIKVEQIEQNRVILKN from the coding sequence ATGTTAGATAAAAATTGTATTTTAAAAGAAGCACAAAATTGGTTAAGCTGTGCTCAAGAAGGGAAAAATATTTATTTAAATGAAGAGTTTTTGTCTTGGATAAAAAATGAAGAACATAAAAAAATATTTGAAGAAGAAAAATTATTTAGACAAATGTTTTTAAATCTTCCAAAAGAAGATAAAGAAAAACTATCAAATCAAGTAAAAGAAGAGTTAAAAAGAGAAAGATTTTTAAATAAAATTAAAATAATAACTCCATTTGCAGCCTGTTTTATGATAGTTATATTTGTTTATATTTTTCATTTTAAAGATAAATATACTCAAAATATATGTAGCCAAAATAAAATAATACAAAATATTTTGATGCCAGATAATTCAAAAATAACTCTAGATGCAAAAACAAATATAAAAGTTACATATTCTAATAATAAACGAGAAGTTTTTTTAGAAAAAGGAAAAGTTTTGTTTGAAATAAGTTCAAATAAACAAAAACCATTTTTTGTAAAAAGTAATGACATTGTAGTAAAAGTTGTAGGAACAAAATTTGAAGTAAATAAAAAACAAGATAGAGTAAATATTTCTGTATTAGAGGGTATTGTGGATATAAATCATAATGATTTGAAAGTAACACAGTTAAAAAAAGGTGATACTTTAGAGATAACAAATGATGGAAAAATTGAAAAGATGGGCAAAGCTTCTATTGAGAAAATGGCTTCTTGGGAAAATGAAAAATTGATTTTTCATCAAACACCTTTGTTTGAAGTAATAAATGAATTTTCAAAATATACTAATAAAAATATAGAAATAAATCTTAAAAAAATAGATAGATATTTGATAACTGGAGAGTTTAATATATATGAATTTGATAAATTTGTAAAATTATTACCTTATATTTATCCCATAAAAGTTGAACAAATAGAACAAAATAGGGTAATTTTAAAAAATTAA